A portion of the Toxoplasma gondii ME49 chromosome VIIb, whole genome shotgun sequence genome contains these proteins:
- a CDS encoding hypothetical protein (encoded by transcript TGME49_257460~Signal peptide predicted by SignalP 2.0 HMM (probability 0.979) with cleavage site probability 0.842 at residue 22~Predicted trans-membrane domain (TMHMM2.0):121-144), with protein MNGPLRTVFSCLVVTSIIGTSAQGPEQVDLTITARDGDTGELSGTSSLFDDLTDVRHLRAMTHFGDSSNGIPDMYLNYMDTEPLRQFFEGVVSPSVKVSAGERFENAIRLVTWENMSVVAILWFSVIGVLVSFGLVLQFTLLGIKMCSQKCSKKSALPLVSRKVPSTTPAATKKA; from the exons ATGAACGGGCCACTGCGTACCGTCTTCAGCTGTCTTGTCGTTACTAGTATCATCGGCACTAGTGCACAAGGCCCCGAGCAGGT GGACTTGACAATAACGGCAAGAGATGGCGACACTGGAGAACTCAGCGGCacatcctctctcttcgatGATTTAACTGATGTCCGACACCTGCGCGCCATGACTCACTTTGGGGACAGCTCTAATG GCATACCTGACATGTATCTCAATTACATGGATACCGAACCGTTGAGGCAGTTCTTCGAGGGGGTCGTGTCTCCATCAGTGAAAGTTTCTGCGGGCGAA CGTTTCGAGAACGCCATAAGGCTGGTGACATGGGAGAATATGTCAGTAGTGGCAATTCTCTGGTTCTCTGTCATCGGCGTGCTGGTCTCCTTCGGCCTCGTACTACAGTTTACCCTTCTGGGAATAAAAATGTGTTCTCAAAAGTGTTCCAAGAAATCAGCACTTCCTTTGGTATCTCGAAAAGTTCCCTCAACAACACCTGCAGCTACAAAAAAGGCATAA
- a CDS encoding SCO1/SenC protein (encoded by transcript TGME49_257440~Predicted trans-membrane domain (TMHMM2.0):328-351) — protein sequence MSAQNALSGIAGSLRGLRAAGGKAGLPSLRLPSFASACGRERFGSFSRKSVWPQKPMASVCSSAASIPSHSECSARILACGSMPQMGNKIGSLSPLGNCRSSVPALTLASARFHADCSRRAVVSRGTAVQKGRSQEGCLRGHSYGLFTSVNGGCRRSPTVSVSGMPFLPNSKQATAFVYYPSALTKKAIPSQMRTILSQTSSPRNPGLFTRGILGRKPAYFFFSTSAGLSGASSSAGSSSLPHSSGAATSSPPRALRVSVPLTSYPRSGGRLLSPSLSLPFCSSAQRPSESASESGTPRLRMPPRVEPDADERRVQEKVAESIKRGGNVFPWRAALLACCACITIACAVVVQGERRRRAQAVRTESDTVGKPLLGGPWTLVDMHGRVRGSEEFEGAYQLLYFGFTFCPDICPQELEKMAQVIDIIDKEFGEVVQPLFITVDPQRDTVAQVKSYCEEFHPRLIGFTGTPAQIKDVTRKFRVYYNEGIKSSDADYLVDHSIIQYFMGKNGKFKDFFGKNMTVNEIAERIAKHIKQDKARLEKKRG from the exons ATGAGTGCTCAGAATGCACTTTCTGGTATAGCTGGCAGCCTTAGGGGGCTCCGTGCTGCTGGCGGAAAGGCAGGTTTGCCGAGCCTTCGTCTGCCCTCATTTGCATCCGCTTGTGGAAGGGAAAGATTCGGTTCTTTCTCCCGCAAAAGTGTGTGGCCCCAGAAACCTATGGCATCAGTTTGCTCTTCTGCGGCGTCTATTCCTAGCCACTCTGAATGTTCCGCAAGGATACTGGCTTGTGGCAGTATGCCTCAAATGGGAAATAAAATCGGTAGCTTGTCTCCGCTCGGCAACTGCCGTTCGTCTGTTCCTGCTTTAACCCTGGCTTCTGCTCGATTTCATGCCGACTGTTCAAGGCGCGCAGTCGTTTCTCGTGGTACTGCTGTccaaaaaggaagaagccaGGAGGGATGCTTGCGAGGTCATTCGTACGGATTGTTCACCTCTGTGAACGGCGGGTGCCGGCGGTCTCCTAccgtgtctgtgtctggGATGCCTTTCTTGCCCAATTCCAAGCAGGCGACTGCGTTCGTTTATTATCCTTCCGCGCTAACAAAGAAAGCAATTCCTTCCCAAATGCGTACAATCCTCAGCCAAACGTCATCTCCAAGGAATCCGGGTCTTTTTACTCGAGGTATTCTTGGAAGGAAACCAGCAtattttttcttctccacttctgcaGGCTTGTCAGGAGCTTCATCCTCTGCAGGGagctcctctcttccccaTTCTTCGGGTGCTGCTACCTCCTCTCCCCCTAGAGCTTTAAGGGTGTCTGTCCCTCTGACCTCATACCCGCGCAGCGGCGgccgtcttctgtctccttccttgtcgCTCCCATTTTGTTCTTCCGCTCAACGCCCGTCGGAATCGGCTTCCGAATCGGGTACTCCTCGTCTCCGTATGCCGCCTCGGGTCGAGCCGGACGCCGACGAGAGACGCGTGCAGGAGAAAGTTGCCGAGTCCATCAAACGGGGAGGGAACGTTTTCCCGTGGAGAGCTGCGCTGCTTGCctgctgcgcatgcat AACCATTGCGTGTGCCGTAGTCGtgcaaggagagaggagacggcgagctCAAGCAG TTCGAACGGAGAGCGATACGGTTGGGAAACCCCTCTTAGGAGGACCATGGACACTCGTCGACATGCATGGTCGAGTGCGCGGTAGCGAAGAGTTTGAGGGCGCGTACCAGCTTCTCTATTTTGGGTTCACATTCTGCCCGGACATCTGTCCACAGGAACTTGAGAAGATGGCACAGGTCATTGATATCATTG ACAAGGAGTTCGGCGAAGTTGTCCAGCCACTCTTCATCACTG TGGATCCGCAGCGCGACACGGTCGCTCAGGTCAAGTCGTACTGTGAAGAATTTCATCCTCGACTCATCGGATTCACTGGCACGCCA GCGCAAATAAAGGATGTGACACGCAAATTCCGTGTCTATTACAACGAAGGCATTAAAAGCTCGGACGCCGACTACCTCGTGGATCACTCAATTATTCAGTATTTCATGG GGAAGAACGGCAAGTTCAAGGACTTCTTTGGAAAGAATATGACGGTAAATGAAATCGCGGAGCGCATCGCTAAGCACATCAAGCAGGACAAAGCAAggctggagaaaaaacgtgGTTGA